The proteins below come from a single Plodia interpunctella isolate USDA-ARS_2022_Savannah chromosome 21, ilPloInte3.2, whole genome shotgun sequence genomic window:
- the LOC128679234 gene encoding very-long-chain 3-oxoacyl-CoA reductase-B-like, producing MRPSSHLEYWGIVAAVLVLLYVVKKIWDIVYLFVIGPVVNKVDVKSYGKWALVTGSTDGIGKEYARQLAKRGCDIVLVSRSLDKLKTVAEEIEGEFKVQTKIVQIDFSGDVSIYDKLSNEIKDLEIGTVVNNVGLSYPYPEYFLDLPDWPNLITNLININVVSMVRVTALVLPDMVKRGKGIVINIGSASADVPSPLLTVYAATKAFTTKFSEGLRQEYARKGILVQQVAPGFVATNMSKIRRTSFFAPNAKTYVASVLNLLGTADDTNGYFSHYVLVKSVRFFWAISDGFTVWMSRRSMENSRRIMVKKATKLEA from the exons atgcgGCCGTCTTCGCATTTAGAATATTGGGGAATAGTGGCCGCTGTGCTAGTTCTATTATatgttgtgaaaaaaatatgggaTATCGTATACCTGTTTGTCATCGGACCCGTTGTGAATAAAGTGGACGTGAAGTCCTACGGGAAGTGGGCAC TGGTTACTGGAAGTACGGATGGGATTGGAAAAGAATATGCAAGACAG ctgGCGAAACGTGGTTGTGATATCGTTCTAGTCAGTAGATCATTGGATAAACTGAAGACTGTGGCTGAAGAAATAG AGGGCGAGTTCAAAGTTCAAACTAAGATAGTACAAATAGACTTCTCGGGTGATGTTAGCATCTATGATAAACTCTCGAACGAGATTAAAGACCTGGAAATTGGTACAGTCGTCAACAATGTCGGACTGTCATATCCGTACCCTGAATATTTTCTGGATTTACCAGACTG GCCTAACTTGATCACAAATTTGATCAACATCAACGTTGTGTCTATGGTCAGAGTCACAGCCCTCGTCTTGCCTGACATGGTGAAAAGGGGGAAAGGAATCGTCATCAACATTGGATCTGCTTCTGCTGACGTTCCATCTCCACTTTTGACAGTATATGCTGCTACTAAG GCCTTCACTACTAAATTCTCTGAGGGATTAAGACAGGAATACGCCAGAAAAGGGATATTGGTTCAGCAAGTGGCTCCTGGTTTTGTAGCTACCAATATGTCGAAGATTCGCAGAACATCTTTCTTTGCTCCCAACGCGAAAACCTACGTTGCTTCAGTCCTCAATTTGCTAGGAACTGCAGACGATACCAATGGTTATTTCTCTCACTATGTCCTCGTAAAGTCTGTCAGATTCTTCTGGGCAATATCTGATGGCTTCACAGTTTGGATGAGCAGGCGCAGTATGGAAAACAGCAGGAGAATAATggtcaaaaa ggCAACAAAACTGGAGGCCTAA